A section of the Tamandua tetradactyla isolate mTamTet1 chromosome 4, mTamTet1.pri, whole genome shotgun sequence genome encodes:
- the ATF3 gene encoding cyclic AMP-dependent transcription factor ATF-3 gives MMLQHPGQVSASEVSASAIVPCLSPPGSLVFEDFANLTPFVKEELRFAIQNKHLCQRMSSVLESVTVSDRPLEMAVTKAEVAPEEDERKKRRRERNKIAAAKCRNKKKEKTECLQKESEKLESVNAELKAQIEELKNEKQHLIYMLNLHRPTCIVRAQNGRTPEDERNLFIQQIKEGTLQS, from the exons ATGATGCTTCAACACCCAGGCCAGGTCTCTGCCTCAGAAGTCAGTGCCTCTGCCATCGTCCCCTGCCTGTCCCCTCCTGGGTCACTGGTGTTTGAAGATTTTGCAAACCTGACACCCTTTGTGAAGGAAGAGCTGAGGTTTGCCATCCAGAACAAGCACCTTTGCCAACGGATGTCCTCTGTGCTGGAGTCGGTCACTGTCAGCGACAGGCCACTCGAGATGGCAGTCACGAAAGCCGAGGTAG CCCCTGaagaagatgaaaggaaaaagaggcGGCGGGAAAGGAATAAGATAGCAGCTGCCAAGTGCCGAaacaagaagaaggagaagacagaGTGCCTGCAGAAA GAGTCGGAGAAGCTGGAGAGTGTGAATGCTGAGCTGAAGGCCCAGATTGAGGAACTAAAGAATGAGAAGCAGCATTTGATATACATGCTCAACCTCCATCGGCCCACGTGTATTGTCCGGGCTCAGAATGGGCGGACTCCGGAAGATGAGAGAAACCTCTTTATCCAACagataaaagaaggaacattGCAGAGCTAA